Within Patescibacteria group bacterium, the genomic segment AAAAAGTCCAATCGTTGTCTCTTTTTGTGTGAGTGGTAGCAAAAGATCAAAAAATATTCCAATGGCCGAAGCAATGATGAATCCACTAAGTACGTATTTTAATTTTATCTGATTCATTGCCGGTTCACGTCGAATTTTCCTACCTAAAATAAAAAGGTATACCACCACGTATCCTGCAACCAGTAGTGCATAGAAAGTGAGCCAGGTTTGGTTGTTCTCTAACACATTCAACTTATCTGGTACTAGTTGGACACTAGTAATGTACTTATTGAAGAATGCAAGAACAGCTGCGAAAATCGCTGGAAGAATGAGAAGGATATACCCATACCAAGAGAAATGTGACTTCCGCGGGAAGTAGTAGACGAAAAGAATGAAAATGGGAACAATGAATACCCCAAGAAAATAAGTGCAGTTGTTTGCAAACAGTGATTGTGATGCGTCGTTAGCAAAATGTGTAAAATAATTTCCGATGATCCAACCGTTGAAAACGAGAATGAGAGTGAAAAATAACCAATGTGCAACTTTACGTACACCTTTTGCCAGTACAGTTACAGCAACTAAAGTATTCGCCCCAACAATAACAACGGTTAATGGAGCAAAGAATTGTATTGTCTCTCGAGAGACGAGTTCTTGTAGCATAAATTATTTCTTCTCCTTCCCAATAATATCCTCTTCAATCTTCTTCCGCAGAAAGTCAGCCTTCGACATGCCGGTTTTCTTGGCTTTCTGCTGCAAGTACTGCTCAATCTGCGGGGTTATGCGGAAAGTGAACTTAATGGTTGGCTGACCGGCCGCTTCTGAACTGAGGAGTTCGGTGAGGTACTTTTCCGTAATGCCAACAACACTACTGCCGCTGTACGACTGCACTTTGATGTGCGCAGGGATCTGGCGGCTCCCCAAGTACTTCAGCACACCCTTATTCGCAATGTCTTTGTCATACAGGTAGAGGGTTGGCTTTTTCAAACTCATAGCATACGCCAGCAAGTAGCCCACGTCTGCATCTGGTGTTGAACCTTCAATGACCAGAGCATCCATGTTGTCCAACATGGAGCCACCTGTTTTGGCCAAAGCTTCCAGTTCATCTTGTGGGACATCAAGACTATTGCGACCATCATTGGTTATGTAGAAGACGTGCTTCGTATCCATGAGTTGCAGCAAGTCTGCACGCACGTGCTCCATGCGAGGCTTTGGACTTGGCGCTTGGAAGTAGTAGACGCGCATACTTAGCTGTCTCGGTACAAGAAGCCAAACTCCCCTGCTGCATTTTTCTGCATGAGATCCAGCACCACGCGTGAATTGCTCGCCTTGGACAAAGCCCACAGAAATTTGGCGTGCAGTGTACTTTCCGTAAGGTGAGAAATGACCGCAACCCCTGGCTGCGAAACCAAACCCGCTGCACCTTGCCCGGTAATGACGACGGGAATGTCTTTCTGCGTGGCTAAACGAATTGCTGGCCAGTATCGTTCTGGCACACCCTGCTGCCCAAAAGACTGGATGAGTATGCCATCTGGTTTTTCTCTGACGACATCCGCGAGTGCTTCGGGTTTGAATCCAGGGTGGAGAGAGACCACAGCCAACTGCACATTCTTCAACTTTGTAATGTGAATAGGATCTTTCTTCCGTTGCTGTTCAGACTTCAAGCGGATACCAAAATCTACCCGGCCAAAGACGTCCACTTCATCTGCCTCAAACATGTTAAAGGTGGCGCCAGGGGCTGACCGGGCACGATTTGCGCGCATAACCTGGTTGCCAAAGACAATGGACACCTCGCGGAGATTGAGTGTGGAAACCTGAACGGCATTAATGAGGTTTGCCCGCACCCCCAGCGTGCGGAAGTGTGACATGAATTCCTTTGTGTCGCCTTGCGGATTTGGCGGTGCAACTGGCGCGCCGGTGAGCACCACAGGCTTCCCAAGCCCATGCAGCGCAAAAGAGAGGAACGCCCCAGTTGAAAGCATAGTGTCGACACCTTGGAGGATGACACAACCATCAGAGGCGGCGTACTTTTGCTTGACGATGCCAAGCACATCATTCCAATGCTCTGGCTCCAGGGTTTGCCCGTCGGGTAGCAAAAAAATAGGCTCTACCTCGGCAATGAGAGAGAGCTCTGGAACTTTTGCCATCCACTGCTTCACGTCACTAGCTGATCGTAAATTGAAGACACCTTCCCCTTCGGTGTAGAGCGTGGCACCGCCAGCGAATAGCAACGTGATCTTTGGCAGGGTCTTCGGCATCCCAGCAGGGGTTAGCAAATGCAAATTCTTCGCTCACTGTAGCTACATACCTTTGGTTCGTCAAGTTTTAAGTATTTCCTACAAGTGCAGGGTATCTCTGTATCTTATCCCCTCCTCTAATGAGGAGGGGGCCAGCAGGCGGGTGCGACCTATTGGAAGCACCCCGGACGGGGTGGTAATTCCGTTACGCCGGAACAAACATTTTTTCATCTACGCTATGTATTTACCGAATATAATGAAGAATTTCATCAATCACCCCACGAATATTTTCTTGAATATCAGTGTTCAAAACCCGTACAACTCGAATGTGGCATTGCTGGGCAAATACATCTCGTGCCAAGTCTTCTGCGCGTTGCTCGGAGTTTGCATGGTTTTCTCCATCAACTTCGATAATTAGTCTTTTTCCGGGGCAGTAAAAGTCCACAATATACGGACCAATACTATGCTGTCTTCGAAATTTCACTCCTAACTGACGGTTCCTCAGGTATGACCAAAGCACAACTTCTGACTTCGGCATATTTCTCCGCAAAGCACGGCGCACATCTTTCAATCTTCGCACATTATGAATTGCACTTTCCATAAAAGACTACCACCCCTTAATCCCCTCCTTATGAAAGGAGGGGATATATGAAATATTCACATCTACTAAACGTACTGAGCATACATTTATATCTCCTTCATATCCCCTCCTCGGATGAGGAGGGGGTCAGCAGGCGGGTGTGACCCATCGGGAACACCCCGGAAGGAGTGGTAACTGTTTACCAGACCAAAGCAGCAACAATGGTAAAACTTGAAAGTGTAAGGATGCAGAGACTAGCTGCAGCGAGGCGGTAGAGGGATTTCATAAAGAGTACAAATTCAATAAGTATGCCGACTTATTTTGCAATCAACGAAGCAATGACGCCTTCAAAAAACTTATTTATAAAAATGAATCC encodes:
- a CDS encoding histidine kinase N-terminal 7TM domain-containing protein, producing MLQELVSRETIQFFAPLTVVIVGANTLVAVTVLAKGVRKVAHWLFFTLILVFNGWIIGNYFTHFANDASQSLFANNCTYFLGVFIVPIFILFVYYFPRKSHFSWYGYILLILPAIFAAVLAFFNKYITSVQLVPDKLNVLENNQTWLTFYALLVAGYVVVYLFILGRKIRREPAMNQIKLKYVLSGFIIASAIGIFFDLLLPLTQKETTIGLFGSYGTIFITVSVAYAILRYRLMDISIVIRKSAVQLLTFIILFAIYAYALLLVQRGSSSAVSLNSNTSLLITIFI
- a CDS encoding asparaginase domain-containing protein; translated protein: MPKTLPKITLLFAGGATLYTEGEGVFNLRSASDVKQWMAKVPELSLIAEVEPIFLLPDGQTLEPEHWNDVLGIVKQKYAASDGCVILQGVDTMLSTGAFLSFALHGLGKPVVLTGAPVAPPNPQGDTKEFMSHFRTLGVRANLINAVQVSTLNLREVSIVFGNQVMRANRARSAPGATFNMFEADEVDVFGRVDFGIRLKSEQQRKKDPIHITKLKNVQLAVVSLHPGFKPEALADVVREKPDGILIQSFGQQGVPERYWPAIRLATQKDIPVVITGQGAAGLVSQPGVAVISHLTESTLHAKFLWALSKASNSRVVLDLMQKNAAGEFGFLYRDS
- a CDS encoding DUF559 domain-containing protein; the encoded protein is MESAIHNVRRLKDVRRALRRNMPKSEVVLWSYLRNRQLGVKFRRQHSIGPYIVDFYCPGKRLIIEVDGENHANSEQRAEDLARDVFAQQCHIRVVRVLNTDIQENIRGVIDEILHYIR